In Opitutus sp., one genomic interval encodes:
- the pdxA gene encoding 4-hydroxythreonine-4-phosphate dehydrogenase PdxA, whose product MSKLALICGDPAGVGPEIIAAWLAARSDQNHGRDAHATQTASLAAQADTVAVIGPARWLAGLPADVEKIAVGPADYAATLGAPDDAGARVALAAMELAAAGCRDRRFSGVVTGPVSKARLAAVGYPFPGQTEFFAARWGGDPVMAFCGGRLRVVLLSWHLPLRDVPTQLTPATFERTVRAADALARAEGVVQPRIAVCGLNPHAGEDGLLGSEELTTIDPILDTLRGEFPGLSRTLPGDTVFARQLKGEFDVVVALYHDQGLAPLKTVDFDEAVNVTLGLPFVRTSPDHGTAYGIAGKGVASGTSFANAVTVARRLITRRLGR is encoded by the coding sequence ATGAGTAAGCTCGCGCTCATCTGCGGCGACCCGGCGGGGGTCGGCCCGGAGATCATCGCCGCGTGGCTGGCGGCGCGCTCGGATCAAAACCATGGGCGGGACGCCCATGCCACTCAAACGGCCTCCCTTGCCGCGCAGGCGGACACGGTCGCCGTGATCGGCCCGGCCCGCTGGCTGGCGGGCTTGCCGGCCGACGTGGAAAAAATCGCGGTGGGGCCGGCCGACTACGCGGCCACCCTCGGCGCGCCCGACGACGCGGGCGCTCGCGTGGCGCTCGCGGCGATGGAACTGGCGGCGGCGGGGTGCCGCGACCGGCGGTTTTCCGGCGTGGTCACCGGTCCGGTCAGCAAGGCGCGCCTGGCGGCGGTGGGGTATCCCTTTCCTGGACAGACCGAGTTTTTCGCCGCGCGCTGGGGCGGGGATCCGGTCATGGCGTTTTGCGGCGGACGTTTGCGCGTGGTCTTGCTCAGCTGGCACCTGCCGCTGCGTGATGTGCCCACGCAACTGACGCCGGCAACGTTTGAGCGCACGGTGCGCGCGGCCGACGCGCTGGCGCGGGCCGAGGGCGTGGTCCAGCCGCGCATCGCGGTGTGCGGACTCAACCCCCACGCCGGTGAAGACGGCCTGCTCGGGTCGGAGGAGCTCACCACGATCGACCCGATTCTGGACACGTTGCGCGGCGAGTTTCCCGGACTCTCGCGGACGTTACCCGGCGACACGGTGTTCGCGCGGCAGTTAAAAGGAGAGTTCGACGTGGTGGTGGCACTTTACCACGACCAAGGCTTAGCCCCGCTCAAGACGGTGGATTTCGACGAGGCGGTGAACGTGACGCTCGGCCTGCCCTTTGTGCGCACCAGTCCGGACCACGGTACCGCGTACGGCATCGCCGGCAAAGGCGTGGCAAGCGGCACCAGTTTTGCCAACGCGGTGACGGTTGCGCGGCGCTTGATTACGCGGCGACTTGGGCGATAG
- a CDS encoding iron-sulfur cluster assembly accessory protein — translation MSDSTATPLTPAAATADAVSAPASALPEGVRAGNENLVRLTEAAGVKTRALIAREQQGDFLRVAISGGGCNGLSYKLRFVKEPKKGDILVRSADVAVLVDAKTALYLKGTELDFSTKLIAGGFKFSNPNAKASCSCGESFSV, via the coding sequence ATGTCCGACTCCACCGCCACGCCACTCACCCCTGCCGCCGCCACCGCTGACGCCGTTTCCGCGCCTGCGAGCGCGCTGCCGGAAGGCGTGCGAGCGGGGAACGAAAACCTGGTGCGCCTGACCGAGGCGGCCGGCGTGAAAACACGGGCGCTGATCGCTCGAGAACAGCAGGGCGATTTCCTACGCGTGGCGATCAGCGGCGGCGGTTGCAACGGGCTGAGCTACAAACTGCGCTTCGTCAAAGAGCCCAAAAAGGGCGACATCCTGGTGCGCAGCGCGGACGTGGCGGTGCTGGTGGATGCCAAAACCGCGCTCTACCTCAAGGGCACGGAGCTGGATTTTTCGACCAAGCTGATCGCGGGAGGGTTTAAGTTTTCCAACCCCAACGCCAAGGCCAGCTGCTCGTGCGGCGAGAGCTTTAGCGTGTGA
- a CDS encoding glucosidase, with amino-acid sequence MSKLTQKTAAKVVNPERTRLAEDEARTMNWKRWGPYLAERQWGTVREDYSPDGEAWGYFSHEHACSRSYRWGEDGLMGITDREGRLCFSVALWNGRDALLKERLFGLSNPEGNHGEDVKEEYFYLDATPTHSYLKGLYKYPQAAFPYAALREENKRRNRLQREFELVDTGVFDQSRYFDVQCEYAKNAPDDILIRITVTNRGPEAASVHVLPTLWYRNFWSWGSNHEGCEVKPHLAATGPQTVACDHATLGRFTLQQEDAVPLLFTENETNTQRLFNSPNATPYVKDAFHDYVVRGITAAVNPLQRGTKCAAHHEVTLAAGEARVFRLRLHSADTALAPAKGAVFGKKFDAVFDARLADADVFYGDLLAGVSEEKERVVARQAYAGLLWSKQFYHYVVKEWLEGDSAMPPPPEERKNARNAEWAHLFNRDVLSMPDKWEYPWFAAWDLAFHMIPFAKLDPDFAKHQLNLLLREWYMSPSGQIPAYEYNFSDVNPPVHAWACWRVYKMTAPRGKRDRKFLASVFQKLLLNFTWWVNRKDPHGKNLFAGGFLGLDNIGVFDRSRPLPAGGTLTQADGTAWMAFYCSTMLAMALELADGDPAYEDIASKFFEHFLMIADAMNHLGGTGLWNEADGFYYDQLVLPGGHTEPVRLRSMVGLIPLFAVEFIDQDRLDALPGFAKRTRWFLKNRPELARQISYLAADGCESSLLLLAIPTRARLERVLKLVLDETELLAPHGVRSLSRRYADQPYEMHLGGESYRVNYVPGDSDTWLFGGNSNWRGPIWFPLNYLLIESLERYHHFYGDTMKLEFPTGSGRLLNLAEIAAELGRRLVSLFTPDAAGRRPALGDDARFSGDPHWKELVLFHEFFHGDTGAGLGANHQTGWTALVARLIEQYPTEPL; translated from the coding sequence ATGAGTAAACTGACGCAGAAGACGGCGGCCAAGGTTGTTAACCCAGAACGCACGCGCCTGGCCGAGGATGAAGCGCGTACGATGAACTGGAAGCGTTGGGGCCCCTATCTCGCCGAGCGCCAGTGGGGCACGGTGCGCGAGGATTATTCGCCCGACGGCGAGGCCTGGGGCTACTTCAGCCACGAACACGCGTGCAGCCGCTCCTACCGCTGGGGCGAGGACGGCCTCATGGGAATCACCGACCGCGAGGGGCGGTTGTGTTTCTCGGTGGCGCTGTGGAACGGCCGCGACGCGCTGCTCAAGGAGCGTCTCTTCGGTCTGTCCAACCCCGAGGGCAACCACGGCGAAGACGTGAAGGAGGAGTACTTTTACCTCGATGCCACGCCGACCCATTCGTACCTGAAGGGACTTTATAAATACCCGCAGGCCGCCTTCCCCTACGCGGCGTTGCGCGAGGAAAATAAGCGCCGCAACCGCCTCCAGCGCGAGTTCGAGTTGGTCGACACCGGCGTGTTTGACCAGTCTCGCTACTTCGACGTGCAGTGTGAATACGCCAAAAACGCGCCCGACGATATCCTCATTCGCATCACCGTGACCAATCGCGGCCCGGAGGCGGCAAGCGTCCACGTGTTGCCCACGCTCTGGTACCGGAATTTCTGGTCCTGGGGCAGCAACCACGAGGGCTGCGAGGTGAAGCCGCACCTAGCCGCCACCGGCCCGCAAACGGTTGCCTGCGACCACGCGACCTTGGGCCGCTTTACCCTCCAGCAGGAGGACGCCGTTCCGCTGCTGTTTACCGAAAACGAAACCAACACGCAGCGTCTGTTTAACTCGCCCAATGCCACGCCTTACGTGAAGGACGCGTTTCACGACTACGTGGTGCGCGGGATCACGGCGGCGGTTAACCCGCTCCAACGCGGCACCAAATGCGCCGCGCATCACGAGGTCACGCTCGCCGCCGGCGAGGCGCGGGTTTTTCGCCTGCGTCTGCACTCGGCTGATACGGCCCTCGCTCCGGCCAAGGGCGCGGTTTTCGGCAAGAAATTCGATGCGGTGTTCGACGCCCGCCTGGCCGATGCGGATGTGTTTTATGGCGACTTGTTGGCGGGCGTGAGCGAGGAGAAAGAGCGCGTCGTGGCTCGGCAGGCCTACGCCGGGCTGCTCTGGTCGAAACAGTTTTATCACTACGTTGTTAAGGAGTGGCTGGAGGGCGATTCGGCCATGCCGCCGCCTCCCGAAGAGCGCAAAAACGCCCGCAACGCCGAGTGGGCACATCTGTTTAACCGCGACGTTCTCTCCATGCCTGACAAGTGGGAATACCCGTGGTTCGCCGCCTGGGATCTGGCCTTCCACATGATCCCCTTCGCCAAGCTCGACCCCGATTTCGCCAAGCATCAGCTCAACCTGCTGCTGCGCGAATGGTACATGAGCCCGAGCGGGCAGATTCCGGCCTACGAGTACAATTTCTCCGACGTGAACCCGCCGGTGCATGCCTGGGCCTGCTGGCGAGTGTATAAAATGACCGCACCGCGCGGGAAGCGTGACCGCAAGTTCCTTGCCAGCGTTTTCCAAAAACTGCTGCTCAACTTCACCTGGTGGGTGAACCGTAAAGACCCGCACGGCAAAAACCTGTTCGCCGGCGGCTTCCTCGGCTTGGACAACATCGGTGTGTTTGACCGCTCCCGGCCGCTGCCCGCGGGCGGTACGCTCACGCAGGCCGACGGCACGGCGTGGATGGCCTTCTACTGCTCGACCATGCTGGCCATGGCGCTGGAGCTGGCCGATGGCGACCCGGCCTACGAGGACATCGCCTCGAAATTCTTCGAGCATTTCCTTATGATTGCCGACGCGATGAACCACCTCGGCGGCACCGGCCTGTGGAATGAAGCCGACGGGTTTTATTACGATCAGTTGGTGCTGCCCGGCGGCCACACCGAACCGGTGCGCTTGCGCTCGATGGTCGGGTTGATCCCGCTCTTCGCTGTGGAGTTCATCGACCAGGACCGGCTCGATGCGCTGCCCGGTTTCGCCAAACGCACGCGCTGGTTTTTGAAAAACCGTCCCGAGCTCGCGCGGCAAATCTCGTACCTCGCCGCCGACGGCTGCGAGAGCAGTTTGCTTCTGCTGGCGATCCCGACGCGGGCGCGCCTGGAGCGAGTGCTCAAACTGGTGCTCGACGAGACGGAATTGCTCGCGCCCCACGGCGTGCGTTCGCTCTCGCGCCGTTACGCCGACCAGCCCTACGAGATGCACCTCGGCGGGGAATCCTACCGGGTTAACTACGTGCCGGGCGACTCCGACACCTGGCTGTTTGGCGGCAACTCGAACTGGCGCGGGCCGATTTGGTTTCCGCTCAACTACTTGCTCATCGAGTCACTGGAACGCTACCACCACTTCTACGGGGACACGATGAAACTGGAGTTCCCCACCGGCAGCGGACGGCTGCTCAACTTGGCGGAAATCGCCGCCGAACTCGGGCGGAGGCTGGTGTCGTTGTTCACCCCGGATGCCGCCGGACGGCGCCCGGCCCTGGGCGATGATGCGCGCTTCAGCGGCGATCCGCACTGGAAAGAGCTCGTGTTATTCCATGAGTTTTTCCACGGCGACACGGGGGCCGGGTTGGGTGCCAACCACCAGACCGGCTGGACCGCGCTGGTGGCGCGCCTGATCGAGCAGTACCCGACGGAGCCGCTCTAA
- a CDS encoding insulinase family protein has product MNPRLLLCLVLLPAVSLRAEACSSSACASPAAEAPQAIAEPASVAGYTYVKTLGGISEYTLDANGLRVLVLPDHSAPVVTFMVTYHVGSRNEVSGTTGATHLLEHLMFKGTENFNRAKGNSIDQLLERVGATYNATTWLDRTNYFANLGKAHLDAYVAIESDRMRNLWLRESDRQPEMTVVRNEFEIGENSPIQALDKEINAVAYIAHPYHHPTIGWRSDIEKVSIEKLREFYNTFYWPNNATATLIGDIDANDALALVKKHYGAIPRAPHTIPQVVTEEPAQTGPRRVTLKRAGRLGVVGIAFKTPAANHPDMPALQVLGSILTNGKNSRLYRGLTDKNLTTNVNADIGFFRDPALTTLYASLAPDVKPEDAETALLDEVYTVKMDGVTDAEVAAAISQLMAASAYARDGAFAIASNLNEYISSGEWTLYVTLDEAIRKVTAADVKRVANQYLDEDQSTTGWFIPLSTPEIITP; this is encoded by the coding sequence ATGAATCCCCGCCTCCTGCTTTGTCTGGTCCTTTTGCCCGCCGTATCCCTGCGCGCCGAGGCTTGTTCGTCCTCCGCGTGTGCCTCGCCTGCAGCGGAAGCCCCGCAGGCCATAGCTGAACCGGCCAGCGTGGCTGGCTACACCTACGTCAAAACCCTCGGCGGCATCTCGGAGTACACCCTCGACGCCAACGGTCTTCGCGTCCTCGTTCTGCCCGACCACTCCGCCCCCGTGGTGACCTTCATGGTCACCTACCACGTGGGCTCGCGCAACGAAGTGAGCGGCACCACCGGGGCCACTCACCTGCTGGAACACCTCATGTTCAAGGGCACGGAAAACTTCAACCGCGCCAAGGGTAACAGCATCGACCAGTTGCTCGAACGCGTCGGCGCGACCTACAACGCCACCACCTGGCTGGACCGCACCAACTACTTCGCCAACCTCGGCAAGGCCCACCTCGACGCCTACGTCGCCATCGAGTCCGACCGCATGCGCAACCTCTGGCTGCGCGAGTCCGACCGCCAGCCCGAGATGACCGTCGTGCGCAACGAATTCGAGATCGGCGAAAACAGCCCCATCCAGGCCCTCGACAAGGAGATCAACGCCGTCGCCTACATCGCCCACCCCTACCATCACCCCACGATCGGCTGGCGCAGCGACATCGAAAAGGTCTCCATCGAAAAACTACGTGAGTTCTACAACACCTTTTACTGGCCCAACAACGCCACCGCCACGCTCATCGGCGACATCGACGCAAACGATGCCCTCGCCTTGGTTAAAAAGCACTACGGCGCCATCCCGCGCGCGCCCCACACCATCCCGCAGGTGGTCACCGAGGAGCCCGCCCAAACCGGCCCGCGCCGCGTCACCCTCAAGCGCGCTGGTCGTCTCGGCGTAGTCGGCATCGCCTTCAAAACCCCCGCTGCCAACCACCCCGACATGCCCGCCCTCCAGGTGCTCGGCTCCATCCTCACCAACGGCAAAAACAGCCGCCTTTACCGCGGTCTCACCGACAAAAATCTCACCACCAACGTGAATGCCGACATCGGCTTTTTCCGTGATCCTGCGCTGACCACCCTTTACGCAAGCCTAGCCCCCGACGTGAAGCCCGAGGACGCCGAGACCGCGCTGCTCGATGAGGTTTACACAGTGAAAATGGACGGCGTTACCGACGCCGAGGTCGCCGCTGCAATCAGCCAACTGATGGCCGCCTCGGCCTACGCCCGCGACGGCGCCTTCGCCATTGCGAGCAACCTCAACGAGTACATTTCCAGCGGTGAATGGACGCTCTATGTCACCCTCGACGAAGCCATCCGCAAGGTGACCGCCGCCGACGTGAAACGCGTGGCCAACCAGTACCTCGACGAAGACCAAAGCACCACCGGCTGGTTTATCCCGCTGTCCACCCCGGAGATCATCACCCCGTAA
- a CDS encoding insulinase family protein: MNCLRFPSAARRLILATAAPLLLAAAVHAGVADQAVRAQVASIDVIAYKTLVKDVVTFCGALPAGDSFAPESNLAIATLVGGMLDKGTTAQDQFAIAQQLDAVGATLTFSVDDTMVSFSGKCLRKDFPLVIGLLAEQLRAPAFNDEDLVKLQKQISGRVQRSLEQTNYRAGQSFAAAIYPLGHPNYEPAPAAFMAAVKTATVAELRAFHQKHYGPAGLTLVAVGDVDSATLQAEVAKAFAGWTGGVKRPDYPRTITHLDVDRDQTVFMADKPNVSVIFGQATGLRHADPDALPLRVATAILGSGFTGRLMATVRDQEGLTYGISSRVSNDSYSNGDWRIAANFSPELLEKGLAATRRELKSWYEQGVTAVEVGRTKTNLAGSFQVGLATTDGMAGTLLATVNRGYPLSWIDEYPQKLTELTVEQVNATIKKHLQPDSFVLIKAGTVPTAAK; encoded by the coding sequence ATGAACTGCCTCCGTTTTCCGTCCGCTGCCCGCCGCCTGATTCTTGCCACCGCCGCCCCCCTTCTGCTCGCCGCCGCTGTGCACGCCGGGGTCGCCGACCAGGCCGTGCGGGCCCAGGTGGCCAGCATCGATGTGATCGCTTACAAAACCCTCGTCAAAGACGTGGTCACCTTCTGCGGCGCTTTGCCGGCCGGCGATTCCTTCGCGCCCGAAAGCAACCTCGCCATTGCCACTTTAGTTGGCGGCATGCTGGACAAAGGCACCACCGCACAGGACCAGTTCGCGATCGCCCAACAACTCGACGCCGTCGGCGCCACCCTGACCTTCAGTGTCGACGACACCATGGTGTCCTTCAGCGGCAAATGCCTGCGCAAGGACTTCCCCTTGGTGATCGGACTACTGGCCGAACAACTGCGCGCCCCGGCCTTCAACGATGAGGATCTGGTCAAACTCCAGAAACAAATCTCTGGCCGCGTGCAACGCTCCCTAGAGCAGACTAACTACCGCGCAGGCCAGTCCTTCGCCGCCGCCATTTATCCTCTCGGCCACCCGAACTACGAGCCGGCTCCGGCTGCCTTCATGGCCGCAGTCAAGACCGCCACCGTGGCCGAGCTGCGCGCCTTTCACCAAAAGCACTACGGCCCGGCCGGCCTCACGTTGGTTGCCGTTGGCGATGTCGACTCCGCCACCCTGCAAGCCGAGGTCGCCAAGGCCTTCGCCGGCTGGACGGGTGGAGTGAAACGCCCCGATTATCCACGCACCATCACTCACCTCGACGTTGACCGCGACCAGACCGTGTTCATGGCCGACAAGCCCAACGTAAGCGTCATTTTTGGCCAAGCCACCGGCCTGCGCCACGCCGATCCCGACGCGCTGCCCCTGCGTGTTGCCACGGCCATTTTGGGCAGCGGATTCACCGGTCGCCTGATGGCCACGGTGCGTGACCAAGAAGGCCTCACCTACGGGATCAGCTCGCGGGTTTCCAACGACAGCTACTCCAACGGCGACTGGCGCATTGCGGCGAATTTCTCGCCCGAGTTGTTGGAAAAAGGCCTCGCCGCCACCCGTCGCGAGTTAAAATCCTGGTATGAGCAGGGCGTCACCGCTGTGGAAGTGGGCCGCACCAAGACCAACCTTGCCGGCAGTTTTCAAGTGGGACTGGCCACGACCGACGGCATGGCCGGCACGCTGCTGGCGACGGTTAACCGCGGGTATCCGCTGAGCTGGATCGACGAGTATCCGCAGAAGCTAACCGAGCTGACAGTGGAGCAGGTCAATGCGACGATTAAGAAGCACCTGCAGCCCGACAGCTTCGTGCTGATCAAAGCCGGCACGGTCCCGACGGCGGCCAAGTAA